Proteins encoded by one window of Thermococcus sp. Bubb.Bath:
- a CDS encoding class I SAM-dependent methyltransferase produces the protein MPKIEPFEKHRDRYENWFERNRYAYLSELEAVRKILPKGGNGAEIGVGTGRFAAPLGIKLGVEPSKAMAEIARKRGIEVIEGTAENLPFDDNSMDYLLMVTAICFVDDPEKALREAYRVLKPNGALIIGFVDKNSPIGRFYEEHKNESTFYRDARFFSTGELLKLLKKIGFREFEIMQTLFHKLDEVNSVEPVRLGYGEGSFVVIKAVK, from the coding sequence GTGCCCAAGATTGAACCCTTCGAGAAGCATCGCGACAGATATGAAAACTGGTTTGAGAGGAACCGCTACGCTTACCTTTCGGAGCTTGAGGCCGTTAGGAAGATCCTGCCAAAGGGGGGAAATGGAGCGGAGATAGGCGTTGGGACGGGGAGGTTCGCGGCCCCGCTCGGGATAAAGCTTGGCGTTGAGCCTTCCAAGGCAATGGCTGAGATAGCGAGGAAGAGGGGAATCGAGGTCATTGAGGGAACGGCCGAAAATCTTCCATTCGATGACAACAGTATGGACTACCTCCTCATGGTCACAGCCATATGCTTTGTTGACGATCCCGAGAAGGCTTTAAGGGAAGCCTACCGCGTCCTGAAGCCCAACGGAGCGTTGATAATCGGCTTCGTTGACAAGAATAGCCCCATCGGGAGGTTCTACGAGGAGCACAAGAACGAGAGCACTTTCTACAGGGACGCAAGGTTCTTCTCGACGGGGGAGCTCCTCAAACTCCTCAAAAAGATCGGCTTCAGGGAGTTCGAGATAATGCAGACCCTCTTCCATAAGTTGGATGAGGTTAACTCGGTCGAACCCGTGAGGTTAGGCTACGGTGAGGGAAGTTTCGTCGTGATAAAGGCGGTGAAGTGA
- a CDS encoding Mth938-like domain-containing protein, whose translation MRLEYPAFGRILVDGKEYEHDIVVYPSGKVERRKKEISKGKHGTSHKPDPEELRKYLREDFDVLIVGTGMYGELSLLPESKKLVEGKEVVELPTGEAVRLFNELQRENRVLGIFHVTC comes from the coding sequence ATGAGGCTAGAATACCCCGCCTTTGGGAGGATATTGGTCGATGGAAAGGAATACGAACACGACATCGTCGTCTATCCAAGCGGAAAAGTTGAGCGGAGGAAGAAGGAGATAAGCAAGGGGAAGCACGGGACGAGCCATAAACCCGACCCGGAGGAGCTCAGGAAATACCTGCGGGAAGACTTCGACGTTCTCATCGTGGGCACTGGCATGTATGGGGAACTCTCACTCCTCCCGGAAAGCAAAAAACTCGTAGAAGGAAAGGAAGTCGTGGAGCTCCCCACAGGCGAGGCGGTTAGGCTCTTCAACGAACTCCAAAGAGAGAATAGGGTTCTGGGGATTTTCCACGTCACGTGCTGA
- a CDS encoding Rossmann-like domain-containing protein codes for MAMPLLSKIKKKALRLAEGLELVDFSFGLPYTWALLKGGGKRALGVSMTLPEEIQVYRNSVEEPSLEALIEKTDSLNVIERTLGIAAINAVSQYHLDVSSLPDADAVELVMDFERVAVIGNMPPVVRALRGRGIKTFVFERNPKLWDRETLSDALEYLLLPEVEAVLVSGSALVNGTLEMILDRAKKAELLVLTGPTAQLHPDFVKGTGVTHLAAMKVFNIERAIQKLKLGSFKGFEGESRKYVAAVST; via the coding sequence ATGGCTATGCCACTACTTTCGAAGATAAAGAAAAAGGCTCTTCGTCTGGCGGAAGGGCTTGAGTTGGTGGATTTCAGCTTTGGACTGCCCTACACATGGGCTCTCCTTAAAGGGGGAGGGAAAAGGGCGCTTGGAGTCTCTATGACACTTCCTGAGGAGATACAGGTCTACAGAAACTCAGTTGAAGAACCTTCCCTGGAGGCTTTAATTGAGAAAACCGACAGCTTAAACGTCATCGAGCGGACCCTTGGTATAGCGGCGATAAACGCGGTTTCACAGTACCACCTTGACGTTTCCAGTCTTCCCGATGCTGACGCGGTTGAGCTTGTGATGGACTTTGAAAGGGTGGCGGTAATAGGGAACATGCCGCCCGTTGTTCGGGCTCTCCGCGGGAGAGGGATTAAAACGTTCGTTTTCGAAAGGAACCCGAAGCTCTGGGACAGGGAGACGCTCAGTGATGCCCTTGAATACCTTCTCCTTCCAGAGGTTGAGGCGGTGCTCGTCAGCGGCTCGGCGCTCGTTAACGGAACCCTGGAGATGATACTCGACAGGGCAAAAAAGGCGGAACTGCTTGTTCTGACGGGACCGACAGCCCAGCTCCATCCCGACTTCGTCAAGGGGACTGGAGTGACTCATCTGGCGGCCATGAAGGTGTTTAACATCGAGCGGGCCATCCAGAAGCTCAAGCTCGGCTCCTTCAAAGGTTTTGAAGGGGAGAGCAGGAAGTACGTGGCAGCAGTCAGCACGTGA